The following coding sequences lie in one Kribbella sp. NBC_00709 genomic window:
- the rplA gene encoding 50S ribosomal protein L1 — translation MAQRSKAYRAIADKIDFDHLYTPLEAIKLAKEAAGSKKFNSTIDVAMRLGVDPRKADQMVRGTVNLPHGTGKTARVLVFATGEKAEAAKAAGADFVGDDDMIKKVTDGWLDFDAVVATPDLMGKVGRLGRVLGPRGLMPNPKTGTVTPDVVKAVNDIKGGKIEFRVDRHANLHFIIGKASFDEAQLVENYSAALEEILRLKPASSKGRYIKKTVFSTTMGPGVQVDPNLSRNLSEDAVEA, via the coding sequence ATGGCACAGCGCAGCAAGGCATACCGCGCGATCGCGGACAAGATCGACTTCGATCACCTGTACACCCCGCTCGAGGCCATCAAGCTGGCCAAGGAAGCGGCGGGCAGCAAGAAGTTCAACTCGACGATCGACGTCGCGATGCGTCTCGGTGTCGACCCTCGTAAGGCCGACCAGATGGTGCGCGGCACCGTCAACCTTCCGCACGGCACTGGCAAGACGGCACGGGTCCTCGTCTTCGCCACCGGTGAGAAGGCCGAGGCCGCGAAGGCCGCCGGCGCCGACTTCGTGGGCGACGACGACATGATCAAGAAGGTGACCGACGGCTGGCTCGACTTCGACGCCGTCGTCGCGACCCCTGACCTGATGGGCAAGGTCGGCCGCCTCGGCCGGGTACTCGGCCCGCGTGGTCTGATGCCGAACCCGAAGACCGGCACGGTCACCCCGGACGTGGTGAAGGCCGTGAACGACATCAAGGGCGGCAAGATCGAGTTCCGGGTCGACCGGCACGCGAACCTGCACTTCATCATCGGCAAGGCGTCGTTCGACGAGGCCCAGCTGGTGGAGAACTACAGCGCCGCGCTCGAGGAGATCCTCCGGCTCAAGCCGGCCAGCTCCAAGGGCCGCTACATCAAGAAGACGGTCTTCTCGACCACGATGGGTCCGGGCGTCCAGGTTGACCCCAACCTGTCCCGCAACCTGTCCGAGGACGCGGTCGAGGCCTGA
- a CDS encoding DUF4097 family beta strand repeat-containing protein, translating into MTSAQRKMLIIGLVPMLVLVVGGAALTVSMIRGRLPYSYSASFAPGPQGVKVVSDVSFELQASADGQVHVTVDGTYAAAQPAVKVSTVGGVLDVETSCPDVQCEVDVTVEVPGTSAVQAKADGTSMSAVGVASPLTVEADDGSVTLTRIRSTRVSVDARHGSVDILFDSAPDQVTATASNGSLTVQLPGTTTYAIDALAAQGSTQVDVPNDPSSSNRVYLRTSYGSITVQ; encoded by the coding sequence ATGACAAGCGCGCAGCGGAAGATGCTGATCATCGGACTGGTGCCGATGCTGGTGCTGGTCGTGGGCGGCGCGGCGCTGACCGTGTCGATGATTCGAGGCAGGCTGCCGTACAGCTACTCCGCCTCGTTCGCGCCCGGGCCGCAGGGGGTGAAGGTCGTCTCGGACGTGTCGTTCGAGTTGCAGGCCAGCGCGGACGGGCAGGTGCACGTGACGGTCGACGGCACGTACGCCGCCGCGCAGCCGGCCGTGAAGGTCTCGACCGTCGGCGGAGTGCTCGATGTGGAGACCAGCTGTCCCGATGTGCAGTGCGAGGTGGACGTGACGGTGGAGGTGCCCGGTACGTCCGCCGTACAGGCCAAGGCCGATGGGACATCCATGTCCGCGGTCGGAGTCGCCTCGCCGCTGACGGTGGAAGCCGACGACGGCTCGGTCACGCTGACCCGGATCCGGAGTACGCGGGTTTCGGTGGATGCGCGGCACGGCTCGGTCGACATCCTCTTCGACAGTGCGCCGGATCAGGTCACCGCCACGGCCAGCAACGGTTCTCTCACGGTGCAGCTTCCAGGCACCACGACGTACGCGATCGATGCCCTCGCGGCCCAGGGCTCCACTCAGGTCGACGTCCCCAACGACCCCAGCTCATCGAACCGCGTCTACCTACGGACCAGCTACGGCAGCATCACCGTCCAGTAG
- a CDS encoding bifunctional 4-hydroxy-2-oxoglutarate aldolase/2-dehydro-3-deoxy-phosphogluconate aldolase, with the protein MNTLELLRADRVLTVVRAPEISDARDLCAALVAGGIHVVELTYTTPDLPRHLERAASTAAETGAVVGAGTVQTADQATQAINAGAQFLVTPGQGPEAAAIAEAARAAEIPVVLGAFTPSEVMTALALGSAAVKIFPAHHLGPKYFKDLNGPFPGVPLIPSGGVNATNAHDFLAAGALAVSAGTDVVSPADVAAANWSSITTKAKTFCAAL; encoded by the coding sequence GTGAACACCTTGGAGCTGCTTCGAGCTGACCGGGTGCTGACCGTCGTCCGCGCCCCGGAGATCTCCGACGCCCGCGACCTCTGCGCCGCATTGGTTGCCGGCGGCATCCACGTCGTCGAGCTCACCTACACCACTCCCGACCTCCCCCGGCACCTGGAACGCGCCGCCTCCACCGCCGCCGAAACCGGAGCGGTCGTCGGAGCCGGCACTGTCCAGACCGCCGACCAGGCGACTCAGGCGATCAACGCCGGCGCCCAGTTCCTCGTCACACCTGGCCAGGGCCCGGAGGCCGCCGCGATCGCCGAAGCAGCGCGCGCTGCGGAGATCCCCGTCGTACTGGGCGCGTTCACGCCCTCCGAGGTGATGACCGCGCTGGCGCTGGGCTCGGCCGCGGTGAAGATCTTCCCGGCCCACCACCTGGGCCCGAAGTACTTCAAGGACCTCAACGGCCCGTTCCCCGGCGTACCCCTGATTCCGTCCGGCGGCGTCAACGCCACCAACGCCCACGACTTCCTCGCCGCCGGCGCCCTGGCCGTCAGCGCCGGCACCGACGTGGTCTCCCCCGCCGACGTGGCCGCCGCCAACTGGTCCTCCATCACCACCAAGGCCAAGACCTTCTGCGCCGCCCTCTGA
- a CDS encoding response regulator transcription factor, which translates to MRVVIAEDSVLLREGIVRLLEEQDCTVVAAVGDGDALLKAVEAHRPDVCVVDVRMPPTFTDEGLRAALVIREQYADVGVLVLSQYVEERYASELIGGNPGGVGYLLKDRVADVDQFIDGLRRVAGGGAALDPEVISQLLVRSRRVDPLARLSPREQDVLRAMAEGKSNGGIAQALVVGEGAVEKHISNIFLKLDLAPTDGEHRRVLAVLRFLDT; encoded by the coding sequence ATGCGGGTCGTGATCGCCGAGGACTCGGTGCTGTTGCGCGAGGGCATCGTGCGGCTGCTGGAGGAGCAGGACTGCACGGTGGTCGCAGCGGTCGGGGACGGCGACGCACTGCTCAAGGCGGTCGAGGCGCACCGGCCAGACGTGTGCGTGGTCGACGTACGGATGCCACCGACGTTCACCGACGAGGGACTGCGAGCGGCGCTGGTGATCCGCGAGCAGTACGCGGATGTCGGCGTACTCGTGTTGTCGCAGTACGTCGAGGAGCGGTACGCGAGCGAGCTGATCGGTGGGAACCCGGGTGGCGTCGGGTACCTGCTCAAGGACCGGGTCGCGGATGTGGATCAGTTCATCGACGGACTGCGCCGGGTCGCGGGCGGCGGCGCGGCCCTGGACCCGGAGGTGATCTCGCAGTTGCTGGTGCGGTCGCGGCGGGTGGATCCGCTGGCGAGGCTGAGCCCGCGGGAACAGGACGTTCTCCGCGCGATGGCGGAAGGTAAGTCGAACGGCGGGATCGCGCAGGCGCTGGTCGTGGGCGAAGGCGCCGTCGAGAAGCACATCAGCAACATCTTCCTGAAGCTCGACCTCGCGCCGACCGACGGCGAACATCGCCGGGTGCTCGCTGTCCTCAGGTTCCTGGACACGTGA
- a CDS encoding sensor histidine kinase, with the protein MTVAASPVPWAPWRLWRSPYLWLATIHLIGDAVVVLTSGLLVLATVLVVLLAWPLGYVGIPLSVGANRFVYLVAGWERARARVTRGQEIPPLIPPPSAGSRIADARLAVTDQGMWRQFLYYLLLLPLAMVWLVLIPVTWSLPPVLIALPLYYDQFAAGQAQLGPFVIDSPKTAVFVAVAAAVFLLVVSPLLMRLASTLDAELARILLGRSETGALAERVTQLVTSRQRVVDSVEAERQRMERDLHDGAQQRLVSLAMTLGRAKNRLGDKEPAVRSLIEEAHSEAMQAIAEIRDLTRGLHPPVLSDRGLDAALSAVAARSPVPVRLSVDVQPRPSLTIESIAYFVVTEALTNVAKHAEAAHAEVRVTRVGDVLRVEVRDDGQGGADSAKGSGLRGLTDRVAGVDGRLTVDSPPGGGTTLIAEVPCG; encoded by the coding sequence ATGACGGTTGCTGCGAGTCCGGTCCCCTGGGCGCCGTGGCGGCTGTGGCGTTCGCCGTACTTGTGGTTGGCAACCATTCACCTGATCGGCGACGCGGTCGTGGTGCTCACCTCGGGGCTGCTCGTGCTGGCCACCGTCCTGGTCGTGTTGCTGGCTTGGCCCCTCGGGTACGTCGGGATCCCGCTGAGTGTCGGCGCGAACCGGTTCGTGTACCTGGTGGCCGGATGGGAGCGAGCGCGGGCGCGGGTCACTCGCGGGCAGGAGATCCCGCCGTTGATCCCGCCGCCGTCGGCCGGATCGCGGATCGCCGACGCGAGGCTCGCGGTCACCGACCAGGGGATGTGGCGGCAGTTCCTCTACTACCTGCTGCTGTTGCCGCTGGCAATGGTTTGGCTGGTGCTGATCCCGGTCACGTGGTCGCTGCCCCCGGTGCTGATCGCGTTGCCGCTGTACTACGACCAGTTCGCCGCCGGGCAGGCGCAGCTCGGACCGTTCGTGATCGACTCGCCCAAGACCGCTGTGTTCGTCGCGGTGGCCGCGGCCGTGTTCCTGCTGGTCGTGTCGCCGTTGCTGATGCGGCTGGCGTCGACGCTGGACGCAGAGCTTGCGCGGATCCTGCTCGGCCGTTCCGAGACCGGCGCCCTGGCGGAGCGCGTCACGCAGTTGGTGACGAGCCGGCAGCGGGTGGTCGACTCGGTCGAGGCGGAGCGGCAGCGGATGGAGCGCGATCTGCATGACGGTGCGCAGCAGCGGCTCGTGTCGCTGGCGATGACGCTGGGGCGGGCGAAGAACCGGCTGGGGGACAAGGAGCCCGCGGTGCGGTCGCTGATCGAGGAGGCGCACTCGGAGGCGATGCAGGCGATCGCCGAGATCCGCGACCTGACGCGGGGACTGCACCCGCCGGTGCTGAGCGATCGCGGTCTGGATGCGGCGCTGTCGGCGGTCGCGGCCAGGTCGCCGGTGCCGGTCAGGCTGAGCGTCGACGTACAGCCCCGGCCGTCGCTGACGATCGAGTCGATCGCGTACTTCGTGGTGACGGAGGCGCTGACCAACGTGGCGAAACATGCCGAGGCGGCGCACGCGGAGGTGCGGGTGACGCGGGTCGGCGACGTACTGCGGGTCGAGGTGCGCGACGACGGGCAGGGTGGCGCCGACTCGGCCAAGGGGAGTGGTTTGCGCGGGCTGACCGACCGGGTAGCTGGTGTTGATGGACGACTCACTGTGGACAGTCCGCCGGGTGGCGGGACCACGCTGATCGCGGAGGTGCCGTGTGGCTGA
- the srmL gene encoding PheS-related mystery ligase SrmL: MSVLTAEELNAALALRDLADPAQGPHAVQLIVDSIRTSLGAAWPYTEIWTRRDHPVVPLADNYDNLGYATGAVTREARYTRYASETEVLRSHTSAMIPPALRELAKSDASDVLMICAGICYRRDSVDWQHTGTPHQLDLWRISRNVTLGEPELEDMIAHLVDTILPGQTYRTVPAVHPYTIHGRQIDVLLDDQWIEIGECGVAAPHVLRLAGLDDSWTGLAMGPGLDRLLMLRKGIRDIRLLRSTEPRVASQMLDLSPYKPVSSMPPVRRDLSVVVDASADVSAEVLGDKVRAALGPDADAAESLEVLGETSYDDLPTAARERLQLNPGQRNLLVRLILRPVDRTLTDAEANSLRDKVYRALHEGPVMELIAS; this comes from the coding sequence ATGTCTGTCCTCACTGCTGAAGAACTGAACGCTGCCCTGGCCCTTCGCGACCTCGCCGACCCGGCGCAGGGACCACACGCCGTCCAGCTGATCGTCGACTCGATCCGTACGTCGCTGGGCGCGGCCTGGCCGTACACCGAGATCTGGACCCGCCGCGACCATCCCGTCGTACCGCTGGCCGACAACTACGACAACCTCGGGTACGCGACCGGCGCGGTCACCCGTGAAGCTCGCTACACCCGCTACGCCTCGGAGACCGAGGTACTGCGAAGCCACACCTCCGCGATGATCCCGCCCGCGCTGCGTGAGCTCGCGAAGTCCGATGCGTCCGACGTGCTGATGATCTGCGCGGGCATCTGCTACCGCCGCGACTCGGTCGACTGGCAGCACACCGGGACTCCGCACCAGCTCGATCTGTGGCGGATCAGCCGCAACGTCACGCTGGGGGAGCCGGAGTTGGAGGACATGATCGCCCACCTGGTCGACACGATCCTCCCCGGTCAGACCTACCGGACTGTGCCGGCGGTCCACCCGTACACGATCCACGGCCGTCAGATCGACGTCCTGCTGGACGATCAGTGGATCGAGATCGGTGAGTGCGGGGTCGCGGCGCCGCATGTCCTCCGCCTGGCCGGCCTGGATGACAGCTGGACCGGACTGGCGATGGGGCCCGGTCTCGACCGGCTCCTGATGCTGCGCAAGGGCATCCGGGACATTCGTCTGCTCAGATCGACCGAACCGCGGGTGGCGAGTCAGATGCTGGATCTCTCGCCGTACAAGCCGGTTTCATCCATGCCACCGGTACGACGCGACCTGTCCGTCGTGGTCGATGCATCGGCCGACGTGTCGGCGGAGGTGCTCGGTGACAAGGTCCGCGCCGCGCTGGGCCCGGATGCCGATGCCGCGGAGTCGCTGGAGGTGCTGGGTGAAACGTCGTACGACGACTTGCCGACGGCCGCCCGTGAACGCCTCCAGTTGAACCCGGGGCAACGGAATCTGCTGGTCCGGCTGATCCTCCGGCCGGTGGACCGCACGCTCACCGATGCAGAGGCCAACTCCCTGCGGGACAAGGTGTATCGGGCTCTGCACGAAGGTCCTGTGATGGAGCTCATTGCCTCTTGA
- the rplK gene encoding 50S ribosomal protein L11 — protein MPPKKKIAALVKVQLQAGAATPAPPVGTALGPHGVNIMEFCKAYNAQTESMRGNVVPVEITIYEDRSFTFVTKTPPAPEMIKKAAGLQKGSAVPQRDKVGKITRDQVREIATTKMPDLNARDIDAAMKIIEGTARSMGVVVDK, from the coding sequence ATGCCTCCGAAGAAGAAGATCGCTGCCCTGGTCAAGGTGCAGCTCCAAGCCGGTGCCGCGACGCCGGCACCGCCGGTCGGTACCGCGCTCGGTCCGCACGGCGTCAACATCATGGAGTTCTGCAAGGCGTACAACGCCCAGACGGAGTCCATGCGCGGAAACGTCGTACCGGTCGAGATCACGATCTACGAAGACCGTTCCTTCACGTTCGTCACCAAGACGCCGCCGGCGCCGGAGATGATCAAGAAGGCCGCCGGTCTGCAGAAGGGCTCCGCCGTTCCGCAGCGTGACAAGGTCGGCAAGATCACCCGCGACCAGGTCCGCGAGATCGCGACCACCAAGATGCCGGACCTCAACGCCCGCGACATCGACGCTGCCATGAAGATCATCGAGGGCACCGCCCGCTCGATGGGCGTCGTCGTCGACAAGTAA
- a CDS encoding amino acid deaminase — protein MPAYDAAAVAALADQQVSWRDKALPPAFWGRTVAGILADRPRLSQLPTPLMTLSAPGLRHNVDTLDTWCRRHGVELAPHGKTTMAPALWAMQLDAGAWAITLANGFQLGVARAYGVQRVLIANAVISPLQLRWIADELAADPSFEVMVWADSVRTVEIMEAARSAHVGPDARPLDVMVEVGGIGGRTGARDAETALAVGHAIAKASTLRLVGVAGYEGAIGHGVDEANLEEVRAYLRDLATVHHRLKDLYDADVVPVVSAGGSQYFEQVAKVLASEAGDGARVVLRSGAYITHDDGLYRRVSPLGANPRTDGEQLVSAMHGWMRITSQPEPGLAIFDGGRRDFPFDQDFPEPQLIRPRSEGSPILPATGMTVTNLNDQHGYLTFTDVPVVIGDELRVGLSHPCTAFDKWGLIPVVDDPDAADPVVVDLVRTFF, from the coding sequence ATGCCTGCTTACGATGCCGCCGCCGTCGCCGCTCTCGCCGACCAGCAGGTGAGCTGGCGGGACAAGGCCCTGCCGCCCGCCTTCTGGGGCCGGACCGTCGCCGGGATCCTGGCCGACCGGCCACGGCTGTCGCAGCTACCCACCCCGCTGATGACACTGTCCGCGCCCGGCCTGAGGCACAACGTCGACACCCTCGACACCTGGTGCAGGCGCCACGGCGTCGAGCTGGCGCCGCACGGCAAGACGACGATGGCGCCCGCGCTCTGGGCGATGCAGCTGGACGCCGGCGCCTGGGCCATCACGCTCGCCAACGGCTTCCAGCTCGGCGTCGCCCGCGCGTACGGCGTACAGCGGGTGCTGATCGCGAACGCGGTGATCTCCCCGTTGCAGCTGCGCTGGATCGCGGACGAGCTCGCGGCCGACCCGTCGTTCGAGGTGATGGTGTGGGCGGACTCGGTCCGCACCGTCGAGATCATGGAGGCAGCGCGGTCGGCGCACGTCGGACCCGACGCCCGGCCGCTCGACGTCATGGTCGAGGTCGGCGGCATCGGCGGCCGGACCGGTGCCCGCGACGCCGAGACCGCTCTGGCGGTCGGCCACGCGATCGCCAAGGCGTCGACACTGCGGCTCGTCGGCGTGGCCGGGTACGAGGGCGCGATCGGGCACGGCGTCGACGAGGCCAACCTCGAGGAGGTCCGCGCGTACCTGCGGGACCTGGCCACGGTCCACCACCGGTTGAAGGACCTGTACGACGCGGACGTCGTGCCCGTGGTCAGCGCCGGCGGGAGTCAGTACTTCGAGCAGGTCGCGAAGGTGCTCGCATCGGAGGCCGGCGACGGCGCCCGGGTCGTACTGCGGTCCGGCGCGTACATCACCCACGACGACGGGCTGTACCGCCGGGTCTCGCCGCTCGGCGCGAACCCCCGGACCGACGGCGAGCAGCTCGTCTCGGCGATGCACGGCTGGATGCGGATCACGTCCCAGCCCGAGCCCGGCCTGGCGATCTTCGACGGCGGCCGCCGCGACTTCCCGTTCGACCAGGACTTCCCCGAGCCGCAGCTGATCCGGCCGCGGTCCGAAGGTTCGCCGATCCTGCCGGCGACCGGGATGACGGTGACCAATCTGAACGACCAGCACGGATACCTGACCTTCACCGACGTACCGGTGGTGATCGGCGACGAACTCCGGGTCGGCCTGTCGCACCCCTGTACGGCGTTCGACAAGTGGGGCCTGATCCCGGTCGTCGACGACCCGGACGCCGCCGACCCCGTCGTCGTCGACCTGGTCCGGACGTTCTTCTGA
- a CDS encoding N-acyl-D-amino-acid deacylase family protein: MTELLITGALVIDGSGSPGYHADVAVDAGRIVAIGNDLPAAHRTIDADGLVLSPGFIDMHSHSDLQILVTPDHTAKVSQGVTLEVLGQDGLSFAPIDDPTRAVVRRQIAGWNGEPDDFDFDWSTVAGYLDRLDQGIACNAAYLVPQGTLRMMVVGTSNRPATADELARMKQLLADGLRDGAVGMSSGLTYTPGMFASTDELVALCEVIVQYGGYYAPHQRSYGKGALEAYGEMVEVARRSGCALHLTHAVMNFAPNVGRGADLVAMIDKALASGVDLTTDTYPYLPGATTLAAILPSWTAEGGPDALVARLRDPDARSRITYELEQVGSDGCHGCVVEWDTIEIGGVRNPLLSDAVGSTIAELSERSGTPAADIFFDLLVGDDLATSILQHVGHEENVRAIMQHSSHTGGSDGILVGGKPHPRSWGTFPRYLAHYVRELGVLDLADCIHHLTGRPARRLRLPDRGLVRTGYAADLVLFDPDTIRDAATFPEPRRQAEGIPYVFVNGTPVIDDSHRTPARPGRAIRRTPAERNLS; the protein is encoded by the coding sequence ATGACCGAACTGCTGATCACGGGGGCGCTGGTCATCGACGGCTCCGGGTCCCCCGGGTACCACGCCGACGTTGCGGTCGACGCCGGGCGGATCGTGGCCATTGGCAACGATCTTCCGGCCGCGCACCGGACGATCGACGCCGACGGACTGGTGCTGTCGCCGGGGTTCATCGACATGCACTCGCACTCCGACCTGCAGATCCTGGTCACCCCGGACCACACCGCGAAGGTGAGCCAGGGCGTCACGCTGGAGGTGCTCGGTCAGGACGGGCTCTCGTTCGCGCCGATCGACGATCCGACGCGAGCCGTCGTACGCCGCCAGATCGCCGGCTGGAACGGTGAGCCGGACGACTTCGACTTCGACTGGTCGACGGTTGCCGGGTACCTCGATCGGCTCGACCAGGGCATCGCCTGCAACGCGGCGTACCTGGTCCCGCAGGGCACGCTGCGGATGATGGTCGTTGGCACGTCCAACCGTCCCGCGACTGCCGATGAGCTTGCGCGGATGAAGCAGCTCCTCGCCGACGGATTGCGCGACGGAGCGGTCGGGATGAGCAGCGGGCTGACGTACACGCCCGGCATGTTCGCGAGCACCGACGAGCTCGTGGCGCTCTGCGAGGTCATCGTGCAGTACGGCGGGTACTACGCGCCGCATCAACGCTCGTACGGCAAGGGTGCCCTCGAGGCGTACGGCGAGATGGTCGAGGTGGCCCGCCGTTCCGGCTGCGCGCTGCACCTCACGCACGCGGTGATGAACTTCGCGCCCAACGTGGGCCGCGGCGCCGATCTGGTCGCGATGATCGACAAGGCGCTCGCGAGCGGGGTCGACCTGACCACCGACACCTACCCGTATTTGCCGGGGGCAACCACTCTGGCCGCGATCCTGCCCAGCTGGACCGCCGAGGGCGGGCCGGACGCCCTGGTGGCCCGGCTGCGCGATCCGGACGCGCGCTCGCGGATCACCTACGAGCTCGAGCAGGTCGGCTCGGACGGCTGCCACGGCTGCGTCGTCGAGTGGGACACGATCGAGATCGGCGGAGTCCGCAACCCCTTGCTGTCCGATGCCGTCGGCAGCACCATCGCCGAGCTTTCCGAGCGTTCCGGCACTCCCGCTGCCGACATCTTCTTCGACCTCCTGGTCGGCGACGACCTCGCCACGTCGATCCTGCAGCACGTCGGCCACGAGGAGAACGTCCGCGCGATCATGCAGCACTCGTCGCACACCGGCGGCTCCGACGGGATCCTGGTCGGCGGCAAACCGCACCCGCGCTCCTGGGGCACGTTCCCCCGCTACCTCGCCCACTATGTCCGCGAGCTCGGCGTACTCGACCTCGCCGACTGCATCCACCACCTCACCGGCCGCCCGGCCCGCCGCCTCCGGCTCCCCGACCGGGGCCTCGTCCGCACGGGCTACGCCGCCGACCTGGTCCTCTTCGACCCCGACACCATCCGCGACGCGGCCACCTTCCCGGAGCCTCGCCGACAGGCCGAAGGCATCCCGTACGTCTTCGTCAACGGCACTCCCGTCATCGACGACTCGCACCGAACGCCGGCCCGCCCCGGCCGCGCCATTCGCCGTACCCCAGCTGAAAGGAACTTGTCGTGA
- a CDS encoding sugar kinase, producing the protein MPEPLPETAAVCIGEAMIMLAGGPGPLADVEVFRRSVGGAECNVAGGLAALGVPTAWISRLGDDGFGQHVLRDLQQRGVDVGGVEQDPVRPTALYVKESEDGRSRMHYYRTGSAAAAMDPAFLDRPAVRERLGQARLVHTTGITAAISETSAQMLEWLATEPRSFLLSVDLNWRPALWRDKDPASLWRLLKAADIVLIGADEAQVFAGTSDPDELYERIGAPTLVVKDDAHTAMVLEQDGRTEVPALSVDVVETVGAGDAFAAGFLTGTLQELPMAQRLRLGHLTAAAVLTAPEDHAPPPAPEVRERLLSCTDEEWAATKIGPA; encoded by the coding sequence ATGCCCGAACCGCTCCCTGAGACGGCCGCCGTCTGCATCGGTGAGGCGATGATCATGCTGGCCGGCGGGCCGGGGCCGCTCGCGGACGTCGAGGTGTTCCGGCGGTCGGTGGGCGGCGCGGAGTGCAACGTGGCCGGCGGGCTGGCGGCGCTGGGTGTCCCGACCGCGTGGATCTCGCGACTGGGTGACGACGGATTCGGCCAGCACGTACTGCGGGATCTGCAGCAGCGGGGCGTCGACGTCGGGGGTGTGGAGCAGGATCCGGTCCGGCCAACAGCCCTCTACGTGAAGGAGTCGGAGGACGGCCGGTCGCGGATGCACTACTACCGGACCGGTTCCGCCGCCGCTGCTATGGACCCTGCGTTTCTGGACCGGCCTGCGGTGCGCGAACGACTCGGGCAAGCGCGGCTGGTGCACACCACCGGCATCACTGCGGCGATCTCGGAGACCAGTGCGCAGATGCTGGAGTGGCTGGCGACCGAGCCGCGGTCGTTCCTGCTGAGTGTGGATCTGAACTGGCGACCAGCGCTGTGGCGGGACAAGGATCCGGCGTCGCTGTGGCGGTTGCTGAAGGCTGCCGACATCGTGCTGATCGGTGCGGACGAGGCGCAGGTCTTTGCGGGGACGAGCGATCCGGACGAGCTCTACGAGCGCATCGGGGCGCCGACTCTGGTGGTGAAGGATGACGCGCACACCGCGATGGTGCTCGAGCAGGACGGCCGCACCGAGGTTCCAGCCCTGTCTGTCGATGTCGTCGAGACAGTCGGGGCGGGGGATGCGTTTGCGGCAGGCTTCCTCACTGGCACGCTGCAAGAGCTTCCGATGGCGCAGCGGCTGCGGCTGGGGCATCTGACTGCAGCCGCCGTACTGACAGCGCCCGAGGATCACGCGCCGCCGCCGGCGCCGGAGGTGCGTGAGCGGTTGCTGAGCTGCACCGACGAGGAGTGGGCAGCGACGAAGATCGGTCCGGCATGA
- a CDS encoding alpha-hydroxy acid oxidase, which produces MRWIDTLEAGAADKLPEAVHRYFRQGSAGGVSVGEATEAWSAYRFRPHVLNDVSTIDLGTTVLGVPVDAPILVSPSTMHRMADPDGELAMARGVGAARSLLGVSSNAGTKFAELGATGVPWWLQLYILRNREITRRMLDAAVEAGARAVVLTVDTPVVGRKEDDGDTVWDLAQPGQFLANLPDGEWTDDDLDKADDLNPDVIGWLAERTGLPVVVKGVLRGDDAKRCADAGAAGVIVSNHGGRQLDASIPTAQALPEIAEAVAGSGLEVYVDGGIRRGEHILAALALGARAVFVGRPALWALTVDSSAGVTRLLTDLGEELDHTLRLVGHATPSSLTPDLVTLRR; this is translated from the coding sequence ATGCGATGGATCGACACTCTGGAAGCCGGGGCCGCCGACAAGCTCCCGGAGGCCGTACACCGTTATTTCCGGCAGGGCTCAGCAGGCGGGGTGAGTGTCGGCGAGGCGACCGAGGCCTGGTCGGCGTACCGGTTCCGCCCGCACGTGCTGAACGACGTGTCCACGATCGATCTCGGTACGACGGTGCTCGGCGTACCCGTCGACGCGCCGATCCTGGTCTCGCCGTCGACGATGCACCGGATGGCGGATCCGGACGGCGAGCTCGCGATGGCGCGCGGCGTCGGCGCGGCGCGTTCGCTGCTCGGGGTCTCCAGCAACGCGGGCACCAAGTTCGCCGAGCTCGGTGCGACCGGGGTTCCGTGGTGGCTGCAGCTCTATATCCTGCGGAACCGCGAGATCACCCGCCGGATGCTCGACGCCGCGGTCGAAGCCGGAGCGCGAGCGGTCGTGCTCACCGTCGACACCCCGGTGGTCGGCCGGAAGGAGGACGACGGCGACACGGTCTGGGACCTGGCCCAACCCGGGCAGTTCCTGGCCAACCTGCCGGACGGCGAGTGGACCGACGACGACCTGGACAAGGCCGACGACCTGAATCCCGACGTGATCGGCTGGCTGGCGGAGCGAACCGGCCTGCCCGTGGTGGTGAAGGGCGTACTCCGCGGCGACGACGCGAAACGCTGCGCGGACGCGGGTGCCGCCGGAGTCATCGTGTCGAACCACGGCGGCCGGCAGCTCGACGCCTCGATCCCGACCGCGCAGGCGCTGCCCGAGATCGCCGAAGCCGTGGCCGGCAGCGGACTCGAGGTGTACGTCGACGGCGGCATCCGTCGCGGCGAACACATCCTCGCCGCCCTGGCCCTCGGCGCCCGCGCAGTCTTCGTCGGCCGGCCGGCGCTCTGGGCCCTGACCGTCGACTCATCAGCCGGCGTCACCCGCCTCCTCACCGACCTCGGCGAGGAACTAGACCACACCTTGCGCCTGGTCGGCCATGCGACACCGTCCTCGCTGACCCCTGACCTTGTGACCCTGAGAAGGTGA